GACATTGATATTTATCTTTACGGAGTTGCCCATCCTGGAAAAGATATCTATTCAGAATCAGATATAGAACTTGATGCCCTTGTCTTTGATATAAACATGCTTTATAACCTTTATGGTTCTGATAACTTTTCTGCAGGACCCCTTATCGGCTATAGATACCAGAATTTTAAATTTATTGCGAGCAATGTAAACCAGAAGGGTTACGGTCCTTACAGCAGAGATTTTACTGGATTCTTCCCTGGCGAGGCACTACAATATGAAATAAAATACAATTTCTTCTATGCAGGGATAAACAGTGAGTTTTCAGTGAATCCCTTTAAGGCAGGTCTGAGAGCAGGTGCCGGTTATGTCCTAGCAGAGGACAGGGATGACCATCTGTTAAGATACAAGCTTGCAGAGGCAAAGACAGATGGCATAGGAGGTTTTATCAATTTAATTGCAGATTATTTCATAACAGGCACCCTGTTACTTAAGGCCCAAGGAGAATATCTAAGATTCCAAACAACTGGCACCCAGCACCAGTACTTTTACAGACCAACTGATGAATGCCCTGGAGGTGGATGTGATGCCTATGTCTCCGACCGTATAGAGTCCGAGCAGTGGAATCTCTCCTTATCATTGATTTACCACTTCAGGTAAAGATGAATGACTCAGGACTTTCGAGCAGCCTTTGCCTTTGTCAGTGTATTCTGGAGCCTTGAATAATAAAAGTCCTGAAGGATATTCAGTAAACCAGGATATCTTTCTAGCAATTTCTCTAAAAGAGGTCTTGTAAACTCAAAAACCTCAAGTTTCTCAACTGCTGTTACAGATGCAGTCCGCGGCCTTCCTGTCAGAAAGGCAACCTCTCCAAATATATCTCCCCTCTGGAGTATGCCCAGTTCAACAACCTTTCCAAGTACATGGGTTGTAACCTTTGCCCTGCCTGAATTTATAACATATATGGAATCTCCTGAATCTCCTTCTTCAATAACAGTCTCTCCAGAAGTAAAATTAATCCTCTTTAAATCAGGGATAATCTCCTTAATCTCAGTCTCAGGGACATCTTTCAAAAATCCTGATATAAGAAGGGTTTCTTCTTCATAAGGTGTCGCTCTAACCTCTTCCATCGAAGTATACTCAGTTCTATCTATTTCCTTTTCAGGAGTTAGGGTCATGAACTTTTCTGCTTCCATCTCCACCAGCAGTTCCCTTAATCTTCTGAGGGCCTCGTCATCATGAGGATCGAGCCTGAGAATAATCTTGTATACAGCAAGGGCCTTTTGGATAAAACCATTTTTTAGCAATAGATAGGCGGCCTGATGGTAGGCAGGTATAGCCCTCTTGAGATCTCCGAGCCTCTGGCAGGCATCTCCAAGTTTAAGAAAGACCTGAGGATTTTCTGGCTCTCTCTCCTTAATAACATCAAGTACCTCTATAGCCCTTTTCCAGCTGGCTGACCTGACTGCACTGAAATAAGACTCCCATAGTTCCACGACATATTATATCAGAACCTGAAGGAACCTCAGATTAATCCTTTTTTTAAATTTTCTCTTAGTTATTGAATCTAAAAACTTAACTTTCAGGATCAGTAAAGAGTAATCATTAAAATGGCACTATATGTTAGGTTTGACTACAAATCCATTCTATGGTATGAATATGATATGCAGGATATACTCTCTATCATAGTAAACACAGAAAAAGAGATACAGGAGACCCTCAGAAAGGAAAAAATAAGGATTGATGAATGGGTTAATGAAGAAAAGAAGAAGATAGACAAAGAGATAGGTCAGAAAAAGCTCCTTCTTGAGGAAGAGGCAAGATTGCTTAAAGAAGAAATTAAAAAAAGGGCAGAAGAGCAGGCCTCTTTTATGCTTAAAGAAGCGAGGGATTTTGCCTGCAGAATAGAAAGCCTTGATCAGGAGTATCTTAAAGAAATAGTAGAAAAATATCTTCAGAGAATCAAGTGATTCCTTAAAAGGTAGATATAATGATTGTAAAGATGTCAAAGGTTGAGATTGCAGGTCTTAAGGAGCTTCTTGAGGAGACCCTCAATCTTCTCAGGGAAGAGGCGATTGTGCAGATAGAGACAGAAACAATTGGTTTTATAGAAAAGGCAGAAGAAGAATACATAGAGACCTTTTCACTGGATCAGAAGACATTATCAAAAAAACTCCTTCTTGAGGATCTGAAGGCCAAAATAGATGAACTCTTTTCCTATCTGCCAGAAATAGAAATCAGAAAAAGCTATATAGATCCGGAAGAAACAGTTGAGACCCTGAGAAGATTGATTCCCACCCATATAAAATACTGTGAGACCCTTCAGGGCAAAAAAGAACTCCTTCAAAAAGAGCTCTCCGAGCTCGGTAGATATAAGATATTCATTGAGGCTATTGAGCCTATTGTAAATGTGCTTGAAAAGACAGAAGAAATAGACTTTATAGGTCTTACCATCAAAGACCCTGAGCTTATACCTAGAATAAGAAAGCTTCTTTTTAAGATTACAGAAGGAAGATATGAGCTTTTCACAAACAGGGCATCAGACGGAACCATTGCAGGAGTGATTGTAACTGAGAAGGTAATGTCAGAAACCCTTAGAAAAGTCCTGAGTGAGGAGAGGATTCCTGAGATAAGCTTTCCTGCATCACTTGAGGGCCTTACCTTTCCAGAAAGGTCAAGGGCAATAAGGGAAAGGATCAATGAGATAGAAAAAACACTGATCTCTATTGATGAGGAGCTTTTAAAATTCACAAAGAGATGGAGGCCTCTTTATGAGAGTATCAGACAGTGGATTTCTGAGAAACTATCACTCATGAAGGCCACTGCCATGGTCTTTGAAACAAGACTGTGCTTCATCATTTATGGCTGGATGCCCTCAGAAGATGTTCCTCTTCTCAAGAAGAAACTGAGGGAAAGATTCGGAGGAAGAGTAACCCTATCTGAAAAGGAGATATTTGAAGAAGATCTTGAAAGGATACCTGTAATGCTTAAGAATCCGCCCTATTTTCAGCCCTTTGAGCTCATGGTAAGAATACTTCCCCTTCCCCGCTATACCTCCTTTGATCCCACACCTTTCATTGCTATATTCTTCCCGATCTTTTTTGGCATGATACTGGGAGACTCTGGCTATGGAGTTGTACTTCTTGGAGTCTCCGTTTTTCTTATTAGGAGATTATATAACAAGATTATTAAAGATATAGGCAGAATACTTCTTGTGTGCTCCATATACTCAATATTCTTCGGTATTCTTTATGGAGAATTCTTCGGTGAAATCGGTCATAAGGTCTTTGGCATGAAGCCCCTCTGGATAGAGCGGAAAACAGCTGTAATGCCCATGCTTTATTTTGCCCTGGCTGTAGGCATATCTCACATATTGATAGGTCTTTTTCTTGGCTTTATAGGAGGCATCAAAAAAAGAGCAAAAAGGGAGGCAATTGCAAGGTTAATAGATATACTCTTAATCATCTCAATTATAATTGCTGCTTCAGTTTTCTGCGGAGTGGTACCTGAAAGATTCATGAAGCCTGTATTGAGCCTTATCCTCATTCTGGCACCAGTTCTCCTCCTTTTTGGTGGTCTTCTTGCACCACTTGAACTCATAAAGAGTATAGGCAATATAATCTCCTATGCTAGGATAATGGCAATAGGACTGACCTCTGTACTTCTAGCCTTTGTTGCCAATGAACTTGCAGGAATGACAGGTAATGTTATTGCAGGAGCAGTAGTGGCCGGACTTCTCCATCTTTTAAATATCATACTTGGTGTCTTTTCTCCGGCAATCCATTCCATGAGGCTTCATTTTGTTGAGTTTTTCAGTAAATTCATAGAGCCAGGAGGAAGAAGATTTGAACCCTTCAGAAAATAAAAAGACTAAATAAGGAGGTGCTTTATGGAAAAGGTCCTCATAGCCTTTGCAGCAGCCCTTGCAATAGGGATAAGTGCCCTTGCAACTGCATGGGCACAGTCAAGGATTGGTGCAGCAGGTGCAGGTGCTCTAGCTGAAAAGCCGGAATTGAGCGGAACAGTCATAATCCTAGTGGCAATACCTGAGACCATGGTTATACTGGGCTTTGTTATTGCCACCATAATCCTTACAGCATAGCAGTTATGGGATATCAGGAACTCATTGAATCCCTGAAGGAAAAGGCAAAGGAAAGGATTGAGGCACTCAGGAAAGATGGAGAGCAGGAGATCGAAAAATACAGAGAAAAGGCCCTCTCAGAATTTGAAAAATTCAGGATTGAATATCTAAATCATGTAAGGCAAGTTGAAGAATCAGAGGTTTCATCCCTTGTCCTTGAAGCAAAAAAGCAGGCCGGCATAATAAGAAATATGACAATGCACAGACTAGCAGAAAGAATTTATAATATTGCAAGGGAAAGCCTCCTTTCCTTGAGAAAGGAGGGTTATGAAGATTTCTTTGAAAATATCGTAAGAGAGCTCCCTCCTATGAGATGGTCACGTATAAAGGTGAATCCTCTTGACAGGAAACTTGCGGAGGTCTATTTTCCTGATGTAGAGATAGTAGAGGATGCATCAATCATCGGAGGTCTGGTCGCAGAAAGCACCGAAGGTATCACTGTTGATAATACTTTTATTAAAAGACTCGAGAGGCTCTGGCCTGAGATTCTGCCAGAAATATTAAGGGAGATCAAGATTGAGAAAGGTATTTCTTACTGAGCCACCACAATGTAATTATCCTGAAGAATACTTTATTTCAAGGATAAGGGGAGGACGGTCAAGACTCGTAAAGGACTGGAATATCCCTCTCTATTCACCTGACCTGGCAGGATTTATAAAGACATTGCCCTATGAATTTTCAGACTCCTCTTATCTACCACCCCTTCTTAAGAGATACAGATGGCTTTATTCAGAGATGAACGAGAGACTGAGGAATGTCTTCTGGCCCTATTTTCTCTTTTTTGAGTTAAAGACACTGATTACCTGTCTCAGACTTATAAAGGTAGCATACTATGACGATGCAGCTGAGCTATTAAGAATCAGCCTTCTTTCTAAAGATATAAAGGACAATCTTCTTTCCAGAGAGGATTTTGGTAATATTATAAAAAAGCTCATAGAGCTTTTTTATATAGCAGACAGCAGATTCTCTGATGGAGCTGATATTTTTCATAAACAGGGATTAAAGGGATTTGAAAGATTTATTTATGAAACCTGCCTTAAATACCTGCTATCAATTGAGCTTAACAGACACATAAAGGCATTCATTATCTATCAGATTGATAGCAGAAATATTACAGCCCTTTACAGAACAATAAAATGGGACATCAGGACCCTTCCTGAATTTATACCTGGTGGAGAGGTCAAGATTAAAGACCTTGAAAGGATAATAATTAAGAGAGATCTTGTGCAATTCTCAACAATCCTTAAAAAACTCACAGGTCTTTCAGGCGAAAGCATCGAAGATCTTCTTTTAAAAGGACTTAGCGGAAGACTCAGAAAGAATAGCTATGAGCCAGATGGCACAGGTCTTATACTCTATCATCTCTGGTCGCTTTATATTGAACTGAGAAATCTCGGAACACTCCTTTCAGCTACAGGTATTGAGAGGGCTGAGCTCAGGGATGAGATTTTATGAAAAAGATAATTTTTATAACTCCTGAAGATGCTGAACCTGGATTCAGTCTTGCAGGTGTTATACACCACTCTGTAAAGCCAGAGGAATGTGAAAGGCTGCTTAAAGACCTGATCAGTGATCCCGAAACAGGGCTTATTGCAGTAGATGAAAGACTTGTAAATGCCATGGGTCAGGATAAATTCAAAAAAATTGAGGAGAAGTTCAGCGGTGTTATGGTAATAATTCCCTCACCGGAAAAACCTGAAGAAAGAGAGGATTATCTACTGAGGCTCATAAGAAGGGCTATAGGATACCATGTGAGGCTAAGGATATGATGGCATCAGGAATAATAAAAGGCATATCAGGCCCGACAGTGATTGCTGAGGTAAGAGGTCTCAGACTCTATGACAGGGTATATGTGGGAAGACAGATTCTTACAGGAGAGGTGGTAAGACTTGAGGGAGAAAGGGCAGTAATACAGGTATATGAGGATACAAGGGGACTGGCAATAGGAGAGCCTGTAAAATCAACAGGCATGCCCCTTACAGTAAGGCTTGGACCGGGTCTTCTTTCAAATATATTTGATGGACTCCAGAGACCCCTCAAGAGACTCGAAGAGGAGATGGGCTCTTTCATTACAGGTGGAAGAGAGCTTTATCCCATTGATTATCTGCGAAGATGGAGATTTTATCCATTAAAAAAACCTGGAGAAGAGATAAGATATGGAGAGATTTATGGATATGTAGAGGAAGGAACCTTCAAACACTATCTTCTTTCCACAAGAGAGGGAATTATTAGATGGATAGCTGATGGCGAGATAAGCCTCAATGAAACACTTGCAGAGCTTGAGGATGGAGGTGAACTCTTTGGCTGCCATGAGTGGTCTGTAAGGATTCCGAGGCCTTTTAAGAGAAAACTACCATCAAGGGAACCCTTAATAACAGGTCAGAGGGCTATCGACATGCTTTTTCCCCTTGCAAAGGGAGGAACCGCCATACTGCCTGGAGGATTTGGCACAGGAAAGACTATCCTTCAGCAATCTATTGCAAAATATGCAGATGTTGACATAGTTGTCTATGTAGGCTGTGGCGAAAGGGGTAATGAGATGGCAGAGATGCTAGAAGAATTCATGAAATTGAGTGACCCATGGACAGGAAGACCACTTATGGAAAGGAC
This DNA window, taken from Thermodesulfovibrionales bacterium, encodes the following:
- a CDS encoding V-type ATPase subunit, whose product is MRKVFLTEPPQCNYPEEYFISRIRGGRSRLVKDWNIPLYSPDLAGFIKTLPYEFSDSSYLPPLLKRYRWLYSEMNERLRNVFWPYFLFFELKTLITCLRLIKVAYYDDAAELLRISLLSKDIKDNLLSREDFGNIIKKLIELFYIADSRFSDGADIFHKQGLKGFERFIYETCLKYLLSIELNRHIKAFIIYQIDSRNITALYRTIKWDIRTLPEFIPGGEVKIKDLERIIIKRDLVQFSTILKKLTGLSGESIEDLLLKGLSGRLRKNSYEPDGTGLILYHLWSLYIELRNLGTLLSATGIERAELRDEIL
- a CDS encoding cyclic nucleotide-binding domain-containing protein, whose product is MELWESYFSAVRSASWKRAIEVLDVIKEREPENPQVFLKLGDACQRLGDLKRAIPAYHQAAYLLLKNGFIQKALAVYKIILRLDPHDDEALRRLRELLVEMEAEKFMTLTPEKEIDRTEYTSMEEVRATPYEEETLLISGFLKDVPETEIKEIIPDLKRINFTSGETVIEEGDSGDSIYVINSGRAKVTTHVLGKVVELGILQRGDIFGEVAFLTGRPRTASVTAVEKLEVFEFTRPLLEKLLERYPGLLNILQDFYYSRLQNTLTKAKAARKS
- a CDS encoding omptin family outer membrane protease, giving the protein MLSGIKKVKVSPLHLSLFLLILIVSIPSLSYSAPYGKGELVTEFGAEISYISGYTLYHISYYEGLSGAESELEFPLKTYMLGLQAAILYREKEQDRFKLNFELLKNLDNGSGKLKDSDWLTDDIDIYLYGVAHPGKDIYSESDIELDALVFDINMLYNLYGSDNFSAGPLIGYRYQNFKFIASNVNQKGYGPYSRDFTGFFPGEALQYEIKYNFFYAGINSEFSVNPFKAGLRAGAGYVLAEDRDDHLLRYKLAEAKTDGIGGFINLIADYFITGTLLLKAQGEYLRFQTTGTQHQYFYRPTDECPGGGCDAYVSDRIESEQWNLSLSLIYHFR
- a CDS encoding V-type ATP synthase subunit F, which encodes MKKIIFITPEDAEPGFSLAGVIHHSVKPEECERLLKDLISDPETGLIAVDERLVNAMGQDKFKKIEEKFSGVMVIIPSPEKPEEREDYLLRLIRRAIGYHVRLRI
- a CDS encoding V-type ATP synthase subunit A, with the translated sequence MMASGIIKGISGPTVIAEVRGLRLYDRVYVGRQILTGEVVRLEGERAVIQVYEDTRGLAIGEPVKSTGMPLTVRLGPGLLSNIFDGLQRPLKRLEEEMGSFITGGRELYPIDYLRRWRFYPLKKPGEEIRYGEIYGYVEEGTFKHYLLSTREGIIRWIADGEISLNETLAELEDGGELFGCHEWSVRIPRPFKRKLPSREPLITGQRAIDMLFPLAKGGTAILPGGFGTGKTILQQSIAKYADVDIVVYVGCGERGNEMAEMLEEFMKLSDPWTGRPLMERTLLVVNTSNMPVAAREASIYTAVTMAEYYRDMGYHVLLLADSLSRWAEALREISSSLEEMPGEEGYPTYLASRLASFFERAGVVETLSGRTGSLSMILSVSPPGGDFTEPVTQACLRTAGAFLMLDTSLAHRRHFPAINWFQSYSLYAGELMDFLNKKIHPDWTALRQRCNEILQKEESLREVVEIVGMEGLQDSDRLLMNIAERIRLEFLCQNAYTEDAFSPPEKTAERLKGLIDLYDSTLELIRKGIPFEEAIK
- a CDS encoding V-type ATP synthase subunit E, whose protein sequence is MGYQELIESLKEKAKERIEALRKDGEQEIEKYREKALSEFEKFRIEYLNHVRQVEESEVSSLVLEAKKQAGIIRNMTMHRLAERIYNIARESLLSLRKEGYEDFFENIVRELPPMRWSRIKVNPLDRKLAEVYFPDVEIVEDASIIGGLVAESTEGITVDNTFIKRLERLWPEILPEILREIKIEKGISY